The Nitrospira sp. genome window below encodes:
- a CDS encoding sigma-70 family RNA polymerase sigma factor, with amino-acid sequence MGASPTTRQSPTSSSSAPQSAKNFDRLYKDHVDLMYRFAHRLCGEPESAKDLVQETFLKAYLGLDRFRGDAQISTWLYTIASRACLRMRRRRKGAPERELSLDEFIPTSDGEFRLQIPIDGLSPEAALQNKQLRQALDGAINQLPKKYKMVLVLRDMEGLSAKEVGSIMGLNERAVKSRLHRARLFVRRQLSARGLGEASSDHDPLGWRRN; translated from the coding sequence ATGGGCGCCTCACCCACCACTCGCCAGTCGCCGACCTCGTCCTCGAGTGCGCCACAATCGGCCAAGAATTTTGATAGGCTGTACAAGGATCACGTCGACCTCATGTATCGCTTCGCGCATCGTCTGTGCGGCGAACCGGAGTCGGCAAAAGATTTGGTACAGGAGACCTTTTTGAAGGCCTATCTGGGCCTCGACAGATTTCGTGGTGATGCTCAGATTTCAACGTGGCTCTATACCATCGCCTCGCGGGCGTGCCTACGCATGCGGCGCAGACGGAAAGGAGCCCCGGAGCGCGAGTTGTCGCTCGATGAATTCATTCCCACGTCGGACGGTGAATTCCGCTTGCAGATTCCGATCGACGGACTTAGCCCTGAAGCCGCGCTTCAAAATAAACAATTGCGGCAAGCTCTCGATGGCGCAATCAACCAGTTGCCGAAGAAGTATAAAATGGTCTTGGTGCTTCGTGACATGGAAGGGTTAAGCGCCAAGGAGGTCGGATCCATCATGGGCTTGAACGAACGAGCGGTGAAATCACGCTTACACCGGGCTCGACTGTTCGTGCGCCGCCAACTCAGCGCACGAGGCCTCGGCGAAGCGTCCAGCGACCATGACCCGCTTGGGTGGCGGAGAAACTGA
- a CDS encoding HaeII family restriction endonuclease codes for MARKSTRGSVDAIVFCKDEIERMLTNSQTKAIMPVITSGLLREFLTTGKQLFTDSEIEVAYKAAVKELKEFLGHDVYIGGKYYDAYGNRMSRYRVLKSVGHLRYKLLAPYTDVAKAILDWIPLRIERHIQSRLGVVPSLHDLETRTALASDMPRFLNLIQEQISKTPANFEVFSFAVLKVHLEKFACKIYRDTRTAAHDQGVDLSTNFGVVYQVKKLRIHTELEAAQIYGELKRNFDNERIQNGNVVLVIDDVSKEVKKYLVDMKVQLLKKEDVVKLASNFDEQEDRQKVLRIVYEEFRREYSSRIS; via the coding sequence ATGGCCAGGAAATCAACAAGAGGGTCGGTTGATGCTATCGTTTTCTGTAAAGATGAGATCGAACGCATGCTTACGAACTCTCAGACAAAAGCCATAATGCCGGTTATAACCAGCGGCTTGCTACGGGAGTTTCTCACCACAGGCAAGCAGCTTTTCACTGATTCTGAAATCGAAGTGGCCTACAAGGCAGCTGTTAAAGAGCTGAAAGAATTTCTCGGCCATGACGTATATATCGGAGGGAAATACTACGACGCTTATGGAAACCGAATGTCCCGCTATAGAGTCCTGAAGTCAGTCGGGCATCTGAGATACAAGCTATTGGCTCCCTACACAGACGTCGCAAAAGCCATCTTAGATTGGATCCCGTTAAGAATAGAGCGACACATACAAAGCCGCCTTGGAGTTGTTCCGTCGCTTCACGACTTGGAAACTCGTACAGCACTGGCATCTGATATGCCCCGCTTCCTGAACTTAATCCAGGAGCAGATCAGCAAAACACCGGCCAATTTTGAGGTTTTTAGTTTCGCCGTATTGAAGGTTCATCTGGAAAAATTTGCGTGCAAGATCTATCGGGACACACGCACTGCCGCCCACGATCAAGGAGTTGATCTCTCAACCAACTTTGGCGTGGTTTATCAAGTCAAGAAACTTCGCATCCACACAGAACTCGAAGCTGCACAGATATATGGTGAACTAAAGCGCAACTTCGACAACGAACGGATTCAGAACGGCAATGTGGTTCTGGTTATTGACGATGTCTCAAAGGAAGTAAAGAAATACTTGGTCGATATGAAGGTCCAGTTGCTTAAAAAAGAGGATGTCGTGAAACTTGCCTCGAACTTTGATGAACAAGAAGACAGGCAGAAGGTTTTACGAATTGTTTACGAAGAATTTCGACGAGAGTACTCGAGCCGAATATCTTGA
- a CDS encoding glycine C-acetyltransferase: MAYSSFKKTLAAQLADIRSHGLYKSERQLLSPQGSDIRVAQGQVLNLCANNYLGLANHPAIVQAATKGLETHGYGMASVRFICGTQDLHKQLEQAISEFLGTEDSILYSSCFDANGGLFEVLLDESDAVISDALNHASLIDGIRLCKAKRFRYAHSDMADLEGQLQAAGGCRLRLIATDGVFSMDGDPAKLDRIVELAERYDAAVVVDDSHATGVLGPQGRGTPAHFRVADRIELVTSTLGKAVGGATGGFTSGKAEVIELLRQRSRPYLFSNSLPPPIAAGALCALELVRQGDHLRKQLRENAVFFRAELTRLGFRLVPGEHPIIPVMLGDAALATSMAEALLKEGVYVVGFSYPVVPQGQARIRTQMSAAHTRDQLQQTVAAFAKVGRALGVIY, from the coding sequence ATGGCCTACTCGTCATTCAAGAAGACCCTTGCAGCTCAGCTCGCCGATATCAGATCCCACGGTCTGTACAAGTCCGAACGCCAATTGTTGAGCCCCCAGGGCTCCGACATCCGAGTCGCGCAAGGCCAGGTTCTCAATCTCTGCGCAAACAATTATCTAGGGCTGGCGAATCACCCGGCTATCGTGCAGGCTGCCACAAAGGGATTGGAAACGCATGGATATGGCATGGCCTCCGTGCGGTTTATTTGCGGCACGCAGGATTTGCACAAACAGCTGGAGCAGGCTATCAGTGAGTTTCTCGGCACCGAGGACTCAATCTTGTACAGCTCCTGCTTCGATGCCAACGGGGGATTGTTCGAGGTGTTGTTGGATGAGTCTGATGCCGTCATCAGCGATGCCTTGAACCATGCCAGCCTGATTGACGGCATCAGACTCTGCAAGGCCAAGCGATTCCGATACGCCCATTCCGACATGGCGGACCTCGAAGGGCAGCTTCAGGCAGCAGGCGGATGCCGGCTGCGTCTGATTGCAACCGATGGAGTGTTCTCCATGGATGGTGATCCAGCCAAACTGGATCGGATCGTCGAGCTGGCAGAACGGTACGACGCGGCGGTAGTGGTCGATGACAGCCATGCGACTGGGGTTCTGGGTCCTCAGGGCAGGGGTACTCCGGCTCATTTCCGGGTGGCTGATCGAATTGAGCTCGTGACGAGCACCCTGGGGAAAGCGGTTGGTGGTGCGACCGGCGGGTTTACATCCGGCAAGGCCGAGGTAATCGAGCTGCTGCGTCAACGGTCGCGCCCCTACCTGTTTTCCAACTCGCTTCCTCCGCCCATCGCGGCTGGAGCCTTGTGTGCACTCGAACTCGTGAGACAGGGCGATCATCTCAGGAAGCAGCTTCGGGAGAATGCCGTCTTCTTCCGGGCTGAATTGACCAGACTTGGCTTCAGGCTTGTCCCTGGCGAACATCCCATCATTCCCGTGATGTTGGGTGATGCCGCCCTTGCGACCTCCATGGCGGAGGCCTTACTGAAAGAAGGGGTCTACGTCGTCGGATTCAGCTATCCGGTGGTGCCGCAAGGACAGGCAAGGATCCGCACTCAAATGTCGGCAGCCCATACAAGGGATCAGTTGCAACAAACCGTGGCGGCGTTTGCAAAGGTGGGCCGGGCTCTCGGTGTGATCTATTAG
- the tdh gene encoding L-threonine 3-dehydrogenase, whose protein sequence is MQALIKTIAEPGLTLTDWADPIPGPHDAVVKVAATSLCGTDVHIYQWDEWAQRRIRPPRIIGHELCGHVVEVGREVSLVKVGDYVAAESHLTCGACFQCRTGQAHVCKNYKILGIDRDGSYAQYVALPEGVLWHTAPEIPRELACVQEPLGNAVDAALAEDLTGHTVLITGCGPTGLFAAAVARTAGAAIIIASDVSDYRLGLAKQVGADHVLNVRAESPEQVAAAILEMTGGERVDAALEMSGDPTAMHQAFRAVKNGGRVTLFGIPTGPVCFDLPNEVIFKGIRVYGITGRRLFGTWYRLAGLFKAGLDIRPVITHSFPLREFATGFELIQSGQCGKVVLIP, encoded by the coding sequence ATGCAAGCACTCATCAAGACTATTGCTGAGCCTGGTTTAACCCTCACCGATTGGGCGGATCCAATCCCGGGGCCACACGACGCTGTGGTGAAGGTCGCCGCGACCTCGTTATGTGGAACCGACGTCCATATCTATCAGTGGGACGAATGGGCACAACGACGGATTCGCCCGCCACGCATCATCGGCCATGAATTGTGCGGCCACGTCGTAGAGGTCGGTCGCGAGGTGTCTCTGGTCAAGGTCGGTGACTATGTCGCCGCCGAATCACACCTGACCTGTGGAGCCTGCTTTCAGTGCCGCACTGGACAGGCGCATGTGTGTAAAAATTACAAGATCCTCGGGATCGATCGTGATGGGTCTTACGCTCAGTATGTCGCGCTGCCCGAGGGAGTTTTGTGGCACACGGCTCCCGAAATTCCTCGGGAGTTGGCCTGTGTCCAGGAACCGCTTGGCAACGCCGTTGATGCCGCCCTTGCTGAAGACCTGACCGGGCATACCGTATTGATCACGGGCTGTGGCCCGACCGGTCTATTTGCCGCCGCTGTCGCACGCACCGCCGGTGCTGCGATCATTATCGCGTCCGATGTCAGCGACTATCGGCTTGGCCTGGCGAAGCAGGTTGGAGCGGATCACGTCCTCAACGTGAGAGCCGAGTCCCCGGAGCAAGTGGCGGCGGCCATCCTTGAGATGACCGGTGGTGAGAGAGTCGATGCCGCGCTGGAAATGTCGGGAGACCCTACGGCCATGCATCAAGCCTTTCGCGCGGTGAAGAACGGTGGACGAGTCACCTTGTTCGGCATCCCGACCGGTCCCGTTTGCTTTGATCTGCCGAACGAAGTTATTTTTAAGGGCATCCGTGTCTATGGGATCACCGGGCGGCGATTGTTCGGAACCTGGTACCGGTTGGCTGGTCTCTTCAAAGCAGGTCTCGATATTCGACCGGTGATCACACATTCATTCCCGCTGCGCGAGTTTGCGACGGGCTTTGAGTTGATTCAGTCAGGGCAGTGCGGCAAAGTTGTCTTGATTCCATAG
- a CDS encoding YceI family protein, whose translation MKIWSNWLQGIVMAGLLVGCFPLGVGAETVRWDIDPDHSIIEFRVAHMVVSKTSGRFLSYRGFVDLDADAKTFKTIEATINAESINTNQEKRDAHLRNPDFLDVKQFPTITYKMKNYQKEGDRYKVVGDLTLRGVTKEVALIGTFNGVAKDPWGNTRAGFTAEGTLNRKDFGMIWNKTLDNGGLVVGDDVQIRLDIECIKAKNP comes from the coding sequence ATGAAAATCTGGTCCAACTGGTTGCAGGGAATCGTCATGGCGGGGCTTCTGGTGGGATGCTTCCCGCTGGGCGTCGGGGCGGAAACGGTTCGTTGGGACATTGATCCCGATCACTCGATCATTGAGTTTCGCGTGGCCCACATGGTGGTGTCCAAAACGTCGGGGCGCTTCCTGTCCTATCGTGGATTTGTTGATCTGGACGCTGACGCGAAAACCTTCAAGACAATCGAAGCCACGATCAATGCTGAATCGATCAACACGAACCAAGAGAAACGTGACGCGCATCTGCGCAACCCCGACTTCTTGGACGTCAAACAATTCCCGACGATCACGTACAAGATGAAAAATTATCAGAAAGAGGGAGATAGGTATAAGGTTGTCGGCGACCTGACTCTGCGCGGCGTGACCAAAGAGGTCGCGCTCATCGGCACGTTCAATGGCGTCGCCAAGGATCCCTGGGGCAATACCAGGGCTGGATTCACCGCCGAGGGAACATTGAATCGCAAGGACTTCGGCATGATCTGGAACAAGACGCTGGATAACGGCGGGTTAGTCGTCGGAGACGACGTCCAGATCCGCCTGGACATCGAATGCATCAAAGCGAAAAATCCGTGA
- a CDS encoding zinc-dependent alcohol dehydrogenase family protein, with the protein MKAMVLDHTEDVSTGPLRLHDWPIPVPQAGQVLVKIHVCGVCRTDLHVVEGELPDIPSPLIPGHQAVGTVTQVGSEAAEIKEGDRVGIAWLQGTCGQCEFCTNGRENLCVQAKFTGYQVDGGYAEYAVVPARFAYPIPPIFPDEEAAPLLCAGIIGYRALRLSGIKPGQRLGLYGFGASAHIAIQIARQWGCQVYVSSLKREHQELARQLGAVWVGGAMEMPPDKLHGSIIFAPAGELVPPALRALDRGGTLALAGIHMSPIPLLDYDREVFGERVIRSVTANTRQDGVDLLREAAAIPIKPHTVRFPLEQANRALQELKAGTFQGAAVLTM; encoded by the coding sequence ATGAAAGCGATGGTTCTCGACCATACCGAAGACGTTTCCACTGGTCCTCTACGACTTCACGACTGGCCGATACCTGTCCCACAGGCGGGTCAGGTCCTCGTCAAGATTCATGTTTGCGGCGTCTGTCGCACGGATCTCCATGTGGTGGAAGGAGAACTACCCGATATTCCCTCCCCATTAATTCCAGGCCATCAAGCAGTCGGCACTGTGACGCAAGTCGGATCGGAGGCTGCTGAGATCAAGGAAGGGGATCGCGTCGGGATTGCCTGGCTTCAGGGGACATGCGGACAGTGCGAATTCTGTACAAACGGGCGGGAAAATCTTTGCGTACAAGCGAAGTTCACCGGCTACCAGGTCGATGGAGGGTATGCCGAATATGCGGTCGTGCCCGCACGATTCGCCTACCCAATCCCACCGATCTTTCCCGACGAAGAAGCCGCTCCGCTGTTATGTGCCGGCATCATCGGCTATCGGGCGCTACGGCTCAGCGGCATCAAGCCGGGGCAACGTCTCGGGCTCTATGGATTTGGAGCATCGGCGCACATTGCCATCCAGATCGCGCGCCAGTGGGGTTGTCAAGTCTATGTGAGCTCGCTCAAGCGGGAGCATCAGGAATTGGCAAGACAACTGGGAGCAGTCTGGGTCGGCGGGGCGATGGAGATGCCGCCGGATAAGCTGCACGGATCGATCATCTTTGCACCGGCCGGTGAACTGGTGCCTCCGGCCTTGAGAGCACTCGACCGAGGCGGGACATTGGCATTGGCCGGCATCCACATGTCACCGATTCCTTTGCTGGACTACGATCGTGAGGTGTTCGGAGAGCGGGTGATCCGCAGCGTGACAGCCAACACGAGACAGGACGGAGTCGATTTGTTGCGCGAAGCAGCAGCTATTCCTATCAAACCACATACGGTCCGTTTTCCCCTTGAACAAGCCAACCGTGCATTACAAGAACTGAAAGCCGGAACCTTTCAAGGCGCAGCGGTCCTCACGATGTGA
- a CDS encoding NAD(P)/FAD-dependent oxidoreductase, producing the protein MAVVGAGAAGLTGAIVTAETLARAGNPGRVLLLDGAKQIGAKILVSGGGRCNVTHEVITPKDFFGNQNIIRNILATFSLERTIAWFASLGVDLKRESTGKLFPTTDDARTVLTALVARARHAGVIIRPNHRVTEISASRAGFLVQDNHALTQASRVVLATGGRSLPRTGSDGFGYQLARSLGHRVTPTVPALVPLMLDRSMFHATLSGLSHEVELTSVVDGRAVDRRTGSLLWTHFGISGPVVMDASRFWTLSTNRGAHVDLYGNFVPGRTSDELKEWFVARAAEHPRRSLTRILSMLVPEGLAESLCRHCSCDPQKLVAQVVRRDREQVLSSLARFRFPIERDRGWNFAEVTAGGVPLEEINYRTMESKLVSGLYLIGELLDCDGRIGGFNFQWAWTTGWLAGQSAARSLLAAKVPLHSP; encoded by the coding sequence GTGGCTGTCGTGGGAGCCGGCGCTGCAGGACTGACTGGTGCAATCGTTACGGCGGAGACTCTCGCAAGAGCCGGAAACCCTGGACGGGTGCTCTTGCTGGATGGAGCCAAGCAGATAGGAGCCAAAATTCTGGTCTCGGGCGGCGGGCGGTGTAATGTCACGCACGAGGTGATCACCCCAAAAGATTTCTTCGGCAATCAAAACATTATCCGAAATATTCTTGCGACGTTTTCACTCGAACGGACCATCGCGTGGTTTGCTTCGCTCGGTGTCGACTTAAAGCGTGAATCGACGGGCAAGTTGTTTCCCACCACGGACGACGCGCGAACCGTCCTCACCGCATTGGTTGCTCGTGCTCGGCATGCGGGCGTCATCATCCGTCCGAACCATCGGGTAACCGAGATCTCAGCATCACGCGCAGGATTTCTGGTGCAGGACAATCATGCCCTGACACAGGCATCCCGGGTCGTGCTCGCCACAGGCGGCCGGTCGTTGCCGAGGACCGGCAGCGATGGATTCGGATATCAACTGGCTCGTAGCCTCGGTCATCGCGTGACGCCGACAGTGCCGGCTCTCGTCCCTCTGATGCTCGATCGTTCCATGTTTCACGCAACGCTCTCAGGCCTCTCGCATGAGGTGGAGCTGACCAGCGTGGTGGATGGTAGAGCAGTCGATCGACGGACCGGTAGCCTACTCTGGACCCATTTTGGGATCAGCGGGCCCGTGGTCATGGACGCCAGCCGCTTCTGGACCTTGTCGACGAATCGAGGCGCACACGTTGATCTTTACGGCAACTTTGTTCCAGGCAGGACATCGGACGAATTGAAGGAGTGGTTTGTCGCCCGAGCGGCTGAACATCCCAGGCGTTCGCTGACACGAATACTGTCGATGCTGGTCCCGGAAGGACTTGCCGAATCTCTCTGCCGCCATTGTTCATGCGACCCGCAGAAACTAGTGGCTCAGGTCGTGCGTCGCGACCGAGAGCAGGTACTGAGCAGCCTGGCAAGGTTTCGTTTTCCGATCGAGCGGGACCGTGGATGGAATTTTGCGGAAGTCACGGCAGGCGGCGTGCCGTTGGAAGAAATCAACTATCGCACCATGGAGTCGAAGCTGGTTTCCGGGCTCTATCTGATCGGGGAGCTGCTCGATTGCGACGGCCGCATCGGCGGGTTCAATTTTCAGTGGGCTTGGACGACAGGCTGGCTGGCCGGTCAGTCGGCGGCGAGGAGCCTACTGGCCGCGAAGGTTCCGCTTCACAGCCCATGA